The genomic window TTGGCAGACTGCTTTTGATCATTGGGAGAAGGCACCGGAGAATGTAACCGCGGAGGTTATTAAGACGATTAGAGAAAGGAGAGGTTTGTCGCCAGACGTGCCCAGTGCCAGTCGGTTCATTGACCAAGCCTAAGAACTCAGCTTTCAGTGGTTTTCAACGGCATTCCTGTTGCAGGTTATGTATCCAGCGAAGGTATTAGCCATGACCCGTCACAAGCCGCTGAGTTAAGTTGCGGGAAACCTTCTCTGCAACTAGAGAACTTCATTCCCTCGTCTTCAACAAGCTCCTTAACTTTCTTCACGATTTCCAATCTCATTCTTCGTGGAAGATAGAAGCCTCGCCCTATTCGTTCTCCTTCCTCAAAGTATAAAGGCTGTAATGATTCGGCTTGCGTAGGAAAAGCTTGAATAAACCTCTTCCAGTTGTCATACCTGACTTTGTACGTACTGCAAGTGACGTGAGAAATTCCGATTGAAGCCAGCTTTCTGACAAGTATTGCAGGGCCATCGTTGAGGAAAGGAATTATGGGGTCAATGCGAACGGATACTGGGATACCTTCTTGAACCAGTTTTTCTGACGCTTTTAGTCGTTTTGAAGGGGATGCGGCAGAAGGTTCGAGAGATTTCGCGATTTCGTCGTCTTCTGTGGTGATGCTCATGGAGACCATGCTTGGAGTTCTTTTTAGTAGGTTGATATCTCTTATTACAAGAGTGGATTTTGTAACCAGCTGAAGCTTGCAGTTGTGTCTTAAAAGAATCTGTAGACATTCTCTAGTTAAGCCTAAAGTTTCTTCTAAAGGCGGGTAGGGGTCGCTAGAATTGGCGATGGAGATAAGTTCGCCGTTTAGTTTAGTAGCTTCTTTTTTTGAGTCTTGGAATCAGGTTTTTCTTTGGTCTACAGCGAAAAAAATCTGGAATGTAAGAACTGACGTAACAGTATACACATCGATGAGAACACCCTGTATATGGATTCATAGTCAGCTTTTTGGGGGAGGTGCATAGTTTTGATTTCCAGGGATCGAAAGGTGTGATTAACATAGGTGGCTACATCAAAGGATGGCGTCGAAACATTTAACTATTAACGAGGTTGCTTCGCACGAGCTCTGCTCTGTATTATGGAAAAGAGGAGAAATAGGTCTGCGTGTAAGACGCCTAGGGTCTCTCTAGATTTTGTAATAAGGCTTCTGAAATGGTTCAAACCACTCGATGCTTTTTTTTTGGCATGTGTGCATGAAACTCAACATAGCGTTAGAGCTAAGGTTCATTCTTGCGTAAATATGCGCGCCGAACTCACGCGGGCTTTGAGAAGAGGGTAACAATGAAAGAGAGACTAAGTAACATATTCACTGGGGAGGATGTGAACTCGTGACTAGATATTTCTTTATAATTCTGCTAAACTCGTCGTTGCAATCACCAACGAATTCTAATTCAATCAATGAAAGTTCTTCAACTGTCATAGATACTTTGGACATATTTCCCAAATTTAACACTATAGTAGACTTCTTTCGCTTACAAAAATGTAAAAGTTATCTATCAGAAAGGATTTTATGCATTCTAAGGGAGCTTTGTCCTTGAAAGCTTTTTCTCAAAATGTAGAGCGACTGCTGAGCCATCTAAGCAGGTTCAAACCAGAAACATTCAATGTAGTTTTGATGCCTGACTTCTTTTTGGATCGTTTCATCTCATGGAATGGAAACGCGAGACATTTTTCAAAAAGTATATCTGAAGTTGTGAACCGTAAGGGGGGGAGTATAGATAATGTGGCGCAAATGGAGACTAGGGGAGGTAACGCTGTTAACACTGCGGAGGCGCTGGCTTCTCTAGGCATGAACGTGTTTCCCATTGTCCACACAAGTAAGCTTGGGCTTAGCCTACTCAAGCTAGGCCTTCAACAATTAGACATTGATCTTTCGTACGTTAAGGTAAATGGCACCGTTTCTATTACAACAGCCTTGGAATTTACACAAGGCAGAGAGAAGAAAAATGTAATGCTGCGTGATCTCGGATCTTTAGAAAAATTCGGTCCAAATAACCTCATAAAAAAAGATTTTTCTCTCTTAGAGAAGACTGATTATGTTTGTGTTTTCAACTGGGCTGGTACTCGAAGACACGGAACAGCACTTGCAGAGACAGTGTTTCACCATGTTAAAACTGAGGGCAGAGGCAAAACTTACTATGACACTGCCGACCCGCTTCCGAATAAACCAAAAATACCTGAACTGGTCGAGAAAGTTTTGCTTCGCAGCGATTTGGTAGATATCTTGAGCGTAAACGAAAATGAAGTCATTACCTTTGCTGAGTATGTAGCACCTAAACGATTGGCCAAACTTCAAGAACAATGTAAGTCCATGTCGGCTCTTGCGAAAGAATGCGCGAAGATTCTAGCTCAAAGATTTACCAGCCGTATAGATCTCCACGCCACAACCTATTCCGCTACTTTTACAAAAAATGAGAGCACCGTCATTCCTGCTTTCAATGTTAAGGCTTTGCGGGCAACAGGCTCAGGTGACGCTTGGAATGCAGGCAATATATATGCAGACGCAAACGATTTTCCAGTTGACCTGAGACTTATGTTTGCAAATGCTGTTGCAGCTTATTACATTAGCGGCCCAACCGGTGAACACCCGCAGGTGTCGCACCTCCGCAATTTCCTTCAAAGAACACTTAGCCAAAGTAATCGATAGCGGTCATCTGTGCTGTGATTAACTGTGAAGCGCTACAAAGCCTTAGCCGTCAAGACACAGTACTGGAAACCTAATGTGGACTATATTTCCAAAATGGTTGCAGCTTTGAAAGGCAAGGTCCAGGATGGTGACATTGTAGTAGTTTCTGAAAAGGCGATTTCGACAGCAATTGGTAACATTGTAGATGAGAGTGTAGTGAAGCCAAGCTTGACAGCATGTTTTCTAGCTAAATATTGGATGCGATATGTTTGGGCATATGTTCTTGGGCCACTCTGCCACTTGCGAAAGAGAGCAATTCT from Candidatus Bathyarchaeota archaeon includes these protein-coding regions:
- a CDS encoding PfkB family carbohydrate kinase, whose product is MKAFSQNVERLLSHLSRFKPETFNVVLMPDFFLDRFISWNGNARHFSKSISEVVNRKGGSIDNVAQMETRGGNAVNTAEALASLGMNVFPIVHTSKLGLSLLKLGLQQLDIDLSYVKVNGTVSITTALEFTQGREKKNVMLRDLGSLEKFGPNNLIKKDFSLLEKTDYVCVFNWAGTRRHGTALAETVFHHVKTEGRGKTYYDTADPLPNKPKIPELVEKVLLRSDLVDILSVNENEVITFAEYVAPKRLAKLQEQCKSMSALAKECAKILAQRFTSRIDLHATTYSATFTKNESTVIPAFNVKALRATGSGDAWNAGNIYADANDFPVDLRLMFANAVAAYYISGPTGEHPQVSHLRNFLQRTLSQSNR